AGCAATCAAAACTGATTCAAAGTGCCAGCGAAAGTTATGAAACAGAGGGTAACGAGGTTGTAAAGCCGCTTATTTCCGATGGATGGGATTGTGTGTTTGATGATCCTAATAAGTTATTCCGTGGTGGTGTGGACTCTGTAAGAAACATTCCAAAAATACTGCGTGAAGACTGGGTACAAAGTTAGGAAGGTGAGGAATGATTCATCTAGGTATACAATGAAGTGCAACAAGGCTGGTTGTTCATGGATGATCCATGCAGTTGCTATAGATTCTTCACTTGATGTTTTTAAGATCAAAAAGCATGTTGGACGGCATACATGTGGTGTTGGGTTAAAGTTGAGGAGCCCTCTTTTAACAAAGAAACTTATTAACCACCTTATTCATGATAAGGTGAGGCATAATCCACTTATCAAGACTCGCGAAATTAAAGACTACCTTAAATATGATGTCGGGGTGAATGTAAAGTACCATAGTTCGTATCATGGCTTGGAATTGTCACACCAGAAGCTTTTTGGGAATGACGTTAAGTTGTATACTGATCTGGTTTGGTGGGTGAATACATTGAAGGAAATTAATCCGGGGTCTCATATTGATTTCGACTACAATGATGCGGATAACAGATTCGAGAAGTTGTTTATTTCTTTTGGTGCATGTATTGAAGGATATAAATTGTGTAGgccaatgatttttgttgatgtAACTTTTTTGACTGGGCCATTCAAAAGAGGTTTGATGGCTACGACTTGTCTTAATGGCGATCAAGGCAAGTTTTCTATACTTTTTTCATTTTGTGCTTCTGACTCTTTTTTTCTCCAAGTAATATCTATATGGTATAGGATCTGTATattgttcttgtttttcttttttcatgttTCTGGTTTTATATTTTTTGGGACAATGTAGCTTATGTATACTGTTTTCTCATTTGTAGGTTTTTATCCTTTAGCATATGCTTTAGTTCCGGGAGAGACTATTGAATATTGACACTGGTTTATGAAGAATCTTGAGAAAGTTGTTGATGGTCGTCCAATCAAATTCTTTTCTGATCGTCACGAAGGTCTTTTACAATATATTCCTGCGGTGTTTCCTAGTTCTCATCACAGTTACTGTTACTACCATATCTTGAACAACCTTCCCATCAAGAAATTTGATGAGAAGTATAATGAGGTTGTGGCCTGTTATAAGAAAGGTACGTATGCACTAACTCCAGCAAGGTACGAAGAAGCACTCAGGGAAATGAAAATCatgggaaggccttgggttgtAAACTATTTACGTAATATTCCCCGGAGCACTGGAGTAGTGCATTTTTCTTGGTTGTAGGTTTGGACAGACATCTTCAAGTGTAGCCGAGTCATTTAATAATTGGATTCGAGATGAAAAGAAGTTGCTTGCCTGCCCCCTTGTGGACACAATCAGGTTTGTACTTCAATCTTTTTATATATTCGAAAATTTGTTTacttttctgattattttttggtaattgttttgttttgttttttgttcagGCGACGCATTATGGAGCTAATGTCAAAGAGGCGCGAAGAAATCCTTTTGATGGACCCTGAAAAACTCACTCCTACTTATCAAGCTTTTCTTGAAGAACATATCCAAATGGGTCGAGTCTGGAATGTTAGTCAGTATGATCACAACATATTCGAAGTTCATTCTCCGAGGTCAGTTTAATGTTTCTTAATTAGTATATAATATATTCAATGTGGCAATAAGATAAACATGGTACACATTATTAGTGCAGAAACCTATACTGTTTGAATACAATTTCAGTAATGACAATAACTTTTGCTTTGTCTAGTCTATTATGCTAGAGTTTACACAAGCATATAATATCCAGTACAAATGCAGATTTTTGACTATGCTCCCACAGTGCAGATAAGCTATAAAGTTCATTAATGCCACTTAATTTtgctatatatatttttttattttttagatttgtcAATTTgcttattattttctgctatgcAGGTCTCACTTTGTTGATCTAGATAGGATGACTTGCACCTGCCAAAGATGGCGTGTGTATGGTTTTCCATGTTCACATGCTACAGCTGCGATATCGGCAAAAGGAGACAGTTACATGGATTATATCCACCCATACTTTAAAGTTTCTACATATTGTGAATTATACTCATTTTCAATCAGACCTATCCCAATTATGACAGGCCCGAGGAGTATACTGAAGAAGACACCATTCTACCTCCTAATCCAAGAGCTCCACCTGGACGACCAAAGGGAATCCGTATAAAAAGTGCACGCGAGCTTAGTAAGAAGTCAGTTACATGCTCCAAGTGTCACAAAAAGACTCACCACAATAAAGCTACTTGCACCTTCATTCCTCCCTACccatgatattttttttattcatcaTAACAAAGCCACATGCACCTTCACAATGATCTGTTCGTCATGTTTTTTGTAAGACGACTTTTATATAAAGATATTTTTACAGTTTCGATACACGCTTCAGTTAGGCAATATATACTCTTCATTGAGgcgatattatttttttatgcagATATCATATTATTTCTTTCAATGTTTTAgagtttatttttcatttttgaacATAATCTAAAAGTGCATGAAACCTTTACTCTTGTTTAAAATGAGTATAAGAAATATATACTtagtgatacgtattgatctctttACCTTGGaagctattattatagaggcggaattcagaataataatagatgaAAAGACTTCGAAAACAGAGACACAAGAAAGTAAtgtgaagaaaaatatcttctctagattgtgaacaagaaaacgattacaattctctctttgttacgctcacaatcttctaaacagtggatcaaccttaaactgtttgctaggttTTCTGTATCTAGTATATGTGTCTAGTTAACAACCAAACCTCTTCATTTATAGACTTTGTCGTACTCATCCGACTAGGTCTTCTATtgggaatctatttcctaaactaagagtgttGCGTAAACAAACTatttcctaactaggaattctgcctaaacaaggattcctgactagaataggattcttccctcaacttagcttgaggttaaataagttccctaaaggagtgcggatacacctgtatcatgggtcatccttttaagaacttgaactcatgTGAGAGTTAAAAacgaaggttagggaactcgagagtccctTTTTCTTTGTTAAAACACTTGGCCATGCTAGGAAATTGACCTTTACATGAAATTAGAAAAGTTTCCttctctccttgtcgtgttttagtcactcttcgctccaatatgcagtcttccttgagtggttcctctctatcaaaccataagtattctactcgtggtaagatcatagtgtcgtcgccgtcatcatcaagtaatggtggttcaaacaacttcaagtattcggcatttataatcgagtacattcctagataaggtggcaGATCCAGACGAAAGAcattgtcaccaatctgatcGAGAATACGAAATGGCCCATATCGCAATGGAttcaacttcttaccttcccccttcagtcgttccttacctaattttaaccataccaagtcatcaacaccgaaattacaaggcacaagatGCTTGTCCTGCTTGCTTTTTATCTGacttgtgacttctttaattgtgCTTCAACAGTTGCATGAATCTGAGATACCTTCTCCAGGAACTTTTGTGCCTTTTGTCGTTCACTTCCTTCCTTTCCCCCCATTGAGatgtcactagaaaatactatATCGAAAGGgctaggtggtaagtaaccataacACGTATCGAAAggagattttcccgaagaactatgaactgctctattgaaagcaaactgtagatatggtaaactctcatcccaagttttaggatgcttagaattatatccccttaacatgtgaaccatagtcctattgaccacttctgtttgtccgtatgtttatgggtgaaaagttgtactcttcttcaacctagcgtccatcatcttccataaagaatcccaaaagtgactaaggaatcgactatccctatcagaaataatcgaatttggtaaaccaaaatgcttccacacaagctcaaagaagagctttgcTGCTCCGTCTCCCGTTACggtctttgtacatggaattaatgcaatcatcttactgaatcggtcgaccacaacgaacaagtaatcataaccagacttgctctttggtaacccaccaagaaaatccatagagATACTCTCCCAAGGTctcgatggtactggtaatggtagatataatCCACGTTTTATGTTAAAAGGCTTAGAAGTgctacacaacttacaccctcgaactaacttagccacatcatcttTCATATTCGGCCAAAAAACATAACGCCGGAGGTTAAGTAGGGTTTTACtcatcccaaagtgtccagcaactcgggaagtgtgtgcctctctcaaccaCTGTAAAGGATCTCCATCTTCTGGTATGCAAAGCAACTGACCTTTGTATAAAAATCCATCTCGGAGTTCATACTCGCTTTTCAAACCACTCTTTACACCTTCTAACACCTTCTTTAAATCTTTGCTGGATGCGCATGACTCTGCAAACTCTTGAGGAACAATCGGCtgaattctcatggccaccatTAATACTCGAACTGGAGGTCTAGATAAAATATctgccaacttgtttgttactcaCTTCTTGTACTTAATGAGAATATTGAAAGTCATCAAGTAGGACATCCACTTCATGTTCCGGGCTTGTTGTAGTTTCGTCTGTGCAtgtagatactccaatggtttgtgatctgaatgtaccactacttctttacctaagagatGCACTCTccaatgcttgatacattgatataaagcataaaattctttgtcataaggtgcATAGTTCTTAATAGCACTTGAGAACATTTCTGAATGGTACTCCATTGGTTTACCATCCTGTAACAACACTCCGcccaatgcatagttagaagcgtcggTCCAACTTCAAAAGTATGTTGTAAGTTAGGCAATGCCAATactggtgcttctgaaatcttcctttttagCAACTGAAAAGCATCTTCATGGGTTTCCTGCCATTCAAACTTTTCTTTATCTCCCGTCAAACCATGTAATGATCCTGCAATAATCGAAAAATTTcggataaacttacgcaagtaTGTGCAAGCCCCTAATAAACTTCTGATTTCAGTTACGGTACTAGGTCTAGGAcacttagtgatcacttcaaccttTTTTTGGATCAATCTTTCgttgtccaccaccaacaatgaatccAAGGTATACCAACTCCTCATTTCCAAACTCAAACTTCTTTACGTTCAACTTTTGttggccttcatgtaacacttgaaacacattttcaaagtgaatgatatgctcttcccaagttctgtaatatataaggatatcatccaaataaacaatcacaaaatcttctataaaaggtcgtaacaaatcattcatcaaacgcataaacgtcgctgaagcattacacaaaccaaaaggcatcatcAACCATTCAAACAAGCCTTGTTTAGTTTTGAAAGcagtcttccatgtatcatcttctcgaACTCTCATTTGGTGGTATCCAAATTTGAAATCTAACTTTGTAAAGACACGAGCTTTTTccaactgatccatcatgtcgtctatTCTAGGTAAAGGGTAACGATTCTTGATTGTGATCTTATGCAATGCTTTATAGTCAATACACATACGCCAACCTCCATCTTTATTTGGCACCACCAACACTGttgatccacaaggtgaagcacttggcactatcattcctaattctagaagttcctggacttgtttcttgatctcattaGATTCCTCTATGGTTGTGCGATGAAGACCTACATTAGGTAGAGAACTATCCCAGGTCAACATGATCtcatgctccacactcctctTTGGCGGTAATCCCGTGACATCTGAAAATAAATCCTTATACTTCAACTTCAATCTTTCTAGGTCGCCTTCTTGTTGTGCATACAAGGCTGCAAAACAAACACTACTCGGCTTCTCCTCAAGAGAAcagatcacaaggagaatgaaattcgtgctagcattcaccaaccgcttagcctgagtggCTGTGATTAAGCTTGCTCCCTCCAGAGGATATTCAATAGCCCGAATCACAAAACTTTatccatctttggtaaaggtgtaCTTTTGCTCCCTTTTATGTATAAttgcatctctatcccataggtaagggatacctagtactacctggcagacatccaaaggaactacgtCGCATGTAACTTCGTCAATATATGACTCATCTAGAGCAAATTTGAACGTGCACTGCCGTGAAACTTGTAAGCCTgcttccttttgaagccatcctaaagggtatgattttggatgtttgatagtcttcaatcctaacttctgcaccaaagaatttgaaagtaaattcttctgacttcccgggtcaataacagcatcaactagtgatgttttgacttgcatcttcactgtgaagagtTGCTCCCTAAGGTCATCCTTTGAAGGTCTTTTTATGCCCCTGTAATAAGAGAAAGCTTTGAATTGGGTTCCGTTAGTCCAtggacttcttttggagtttgagtgACTAGTGCTTCCTTCTTGGCTTCTTTCATCTGCAACCCTTTAGGttttagatgagggttcttaacccAATACTTATCGACAACATGACCCGTTTGCTTGCAATGGGTGCAAGTCAAACTTTCCTTGTCACTAGACTTCCCTTCTTATttgctcctttcacctcctttcacaGTGATACCTCAagatttcaccttagtatttccctttgaatcagatttcttaagcctgccctcaatggcattagcttttatacttgcttcaaCAATAGTATCTattgaaaacatcttcaactccttccctatatactcatggaacccatAAATATACTTCACATAGATAGTATGATCTTCCAAGTCCAAATCCAAAACCATAgattgattctgaaattccgaagtatattcttgtacggtttggttgtatgactgcttcaagttgtaccacttgaaacatctctcctcaaggtagccaaccggataaaattgttaccttacaacttccttgaatattttccacgacaatactccATTACcttggttttgtctttgataagatttccaccaggttagagcatgcttttgtaacttcaatgccgcgaaagaaatcttttcttttgaaccatattcaaataaataaaaatacgtctctagacgttcaatccaatcatccagtTTCTCTACGTCGATACTTCCAtaataaagtggaatatcaacacggaaataaattttcagattcttaccatggaGTTTAGTTGAAGTAGAACTTTTGAGAAACtcacttttcttatttttgtcctcatcttcttccttttcttcttcttcttcttattcttcttcttcttattcatcctcatcctcatcctctTCTTCCGAAGCTTCAGGTGAAGGTATAATAGTTTTCTTCGTCTTtggtgtatgagaacgaatacattcagtCAATTCTGCCAGGGTGGTTTGAAtcgacttcatgtctgtttgcagcgtagaaaccttttcttccatagtttgtggttcgcttttcttaggatcatcatctggctttgtcatccttgatccccttgttctcCTAAGGTCTtatagcttctcgagtacctcaccaagatttatgtaaagagatctagtgaaaaccataaaccacagggtCTACCCTAGAAACTAACCTTGATCCTGGTACTAACTTGATACGTTTTGATATCTTTACCTTGGaagctattattatagaggcggaattcagaataataatagacgaaaagacGTAGAAAACAGAGACACAAGAAAGTAAtgtgaagaaaaatatcttctctagattatgaacaataaaacgattacaattctatctttgttacgctcacaatattctaaacagtggatcaaccttaaactgtttgctaggttTTCTGTATCTAGTATATGTGTCTAGTTAACAACCAaacctctctatttatagactttgTCGTACTCATCCGACTAggtcttctattaggaatctatttcctaaactaagagtgttgcataaaacaaactctttcctaactaggaattctgcctaaacaaggattcctgcctagaataggattcttccctcaacttatctTGAGGTTAaataagttccctaaaggagtgcGAATACACCTGTATCACTTAGTTATCACTACAAGACTATTTCTACAGAGATACTCAGGTATCAGAACActgtatatatatatgaacaaagTATATAGATGAGAACAAAAAAGAACAACTATCCGTGTCTAGTTTTTACTCTTGTTTAAAATGAGTATAGGCAGCATATACTTAGTTATCACTGCAAGATTCTTTCTGCTGAGAGTATACTCAGGTATCAAACTAATAAGTCAATGTATATATAAGAACAAAGTATATAGATGAGAACAGAAAACAAGAACTATTTGTGTTTGATTACCATTGTACAAAACAAAGACAGAAAAGAAGACAGTTTGTTTACCATTG
This portion of the Papaver somniferum cultivar HN1 chromosome 11, ASM357369v1, whole genome shotgun sequence genome encodes:
- the LOC113324284 gene encoding uncharacterized protein LOC113324284, with protein sequence MKCNKAGCSWMIHAVAIDSSLDVFKIKKHVGRHTCGVGLKLRSPLLTKKLINHLIHDKVRHNPLIKTREIKDYLKYDVGVNVKYHSSYHGLELSHQKLFGNDVKLYTDLVWWVNTLKEINPGSHIDFDYNDADNRFEKLFISFGACIEGYKLCRPMIFVDVTFLTGPFKRGLMATTCLNGDQAYNLEKVVDGRPIKFFSDRHEGLLQYIPAVFPSSHHSYCYYHILNNLPIKKFDEKYNEVVACYKKGTYALTPARFGQTSSSVAESFNNWIRDEKKLLACPLVDTIRRRIMELMSKRREEILLMDPEKLTPTYQAFLEEHIQMGRVWNVSQYDHNIFEVHSPRSHFVDLDRMTCTCQRWRVYGFPCSHATAAISTYPNYDRPEEYTEEDTILPPNPRAPPGRPKGIRIKSARELSKKSVTCSKCHKKTHHNKATCTFIPPYP